The genomic segment CATTTGCTGGTCTTTTTCATCCAGGCGCTGGTCGCGGTGCCACTCGCGTTGCGCCAGTACCGCGGCGAGTTCCTGCGGCTGCTGTCGAACATCACCTGGGGCAACGGCTCAATCGTGGTGGGTGGCGGAACCGCCGGTGTGGCCGTCGTTCTCGGCATGACCGTCGGCGCCCTGGTCGGCATCGAGGGCTACAACTTCCTGGACCTGCTGGGCCTCGGACCGGCCACCGGCTTCGTCTCCTCGTTGGTCAACACCCGCGAGCTGGCACCGCTGATGGCGTCACTGGCGTTCGCCATGCAGGGCGGTTGCCGCTTCACCGCCCAGTTGGGGTCGATGCGGATCGCCGAGGAGATCGACGCGCTGGAATCCATTGCGATCCGCCCGATTCCGTATCTGGTGACGACGCGGCTGATCGCGTCGGTCGCGGCCATCGTCCCGCTGTATGTGGCGTGCCTGGCGATCGGCTATCTGACCACCCAGGTCGTGGTGGGGATCAGCAGCGGTGGCTCGACGGGCTCCTACCTGCATTACTTCACGCTGATGCTGGCCGGCCAAGACATCGTCTTCTCGTTGATCAAGGCCGTGATCTTCGTGTGGATCGCGTCCACGATTCAGTGCTACTACGGCTACTACGCGACCGGCGGCCCCGAGGGCGTCGGGGTGGCCGCCGGGCATGGAATGCGGGCCAGCATCACCGTCGTGATCATGGTGAACATGCTGCTCACCATGGCGTTGTGGGGGGTCGACGCCGGCGCAAGGTTTGGTGGTTAGGTTGAGCGGCAAGCCGAATTCCTTTGAGCTGGACGGCCGTGGGCCCTCGGACCGGCAGTTGCTTCTCACCGGTGCGGCGGTGGTAGTGGTCGCGGCACTGCTTACCGTCGCGATGTTGCTCAAGTCCACCGGCCGGCTCAACGACTATGTCCGGGTGGTCGCCGATCTGGTCAACGTCGGGGACGGGCTACCGCAGAAGTCCGACGTCAAGTATCACGGCGTGCTCGTCGGGACGGTCGATGATGTGGTTCCCGCGTCCAACGGAAAACCCAACTACGTCCATATCGATCTCAAAACCGAGTACGCCAAGTCGATTCCGGCCGGGGTCACCGCTCGCGTGGTGCCCAGCAACGTTTTCGCGGTGTCGTCGGTGCAGCTGGTGGGCTCGCCGCGACAGGACGGCCGGGACGGGGCGATCCGCGCCGGCGCGCACATCCCGGAAGACACCCGGCTTCCGACCGTGCTGTTTCAGACCACCGTCAGCAAGTTGCGCGACCTGCTGGCGGCCGCCGGCCGTGGCCGCGACGACAGATCCATCGGGATTTTGGCCGCACTCGGGGCGGCCACCGACCACCGCCGCGTCCCTTTGCTGAACGCCGGCGCACAGCTGAATCGCCTTCTCGACCAACTAAATTCGATCGTCAGCACCGATACGGGGCCGTCGACCGTGTCCGCGCTCGTCGATGCGGCCCGTGGGCTGCAGGCCACCGCACCCGATCTGCTCGACGCCTTGCACCAGGCCGTCGAACCGATGCAAACCTTCGCCGAGACGCGAGAGCAGTTGACCTCGCTGCTCTCCGGCGCCGAAGACACCGTCGGGACGGTGCACCAATCCTTCGACCGCCACATCGACCAACTCATCCACATCACCAGCGATTTCACCCCGGTGCTGGGCGTGTTGGCGATGAAGTCCAACAATTTCGTGCCCGCCGTCACCAAGTTGGACAACCTGGCCAACAGGTTCATGGAGGAAGTGTGGGTACCGGGCCAAGATGTCGGCAATATGCGCGCAATGCTGACCTTTACCCCTAGCTCCACCTACACCCGTGCGGACTGCCCGCATTACGGAGACCTGAAGGGGCCCAGCTGCTTTACCGCACCGCTGATCCCGGTGCGTCCCGATATGCCGGAAGTGCTGCTGCCGCAGAACTATCAGCCGCCCAAGGATCTGGCGCCGCCGCCGGGTACGGTCATCGGCCCGGACGGGAATCTCGTCGCTGTCGGACCGCCGCTGATCAACCCGAACCCCGATCTGACCGATCCCAATCCCCCACTGGCCCCGGGGATTACGCCGTCGCCTCCGGTGCCGGGCAGCGCCAACCCCGATAACCCATCGCCCGGGGCTCCCGCGACTCCTGCACCGAACGCGCCGTGGGTCGCACCCGTGGCGCCGAAGGCGCCGTGGATCCCGCAATCGTCTTTCGGAGGCAACGTC from the Mycobacterium lentiflavum genome contains:
- a CDS encoding ABC transporter permease; the protein is MAAAPYLPFAPITVPILRLYRRGTVPIIRLGHLLVFFIQALVAVPLALRQYRGEFLRLLSNITWGNGSIVVGGGTAGVAVVLGMTVGALVGIEGYNFLDLLGLGPATGFVSSLVNTRELAPLMASLAFAMQGGCRFTAQLGSMRIAEEIDALESIAIRPIPYLVTTRLIASVAAIVPLYVACLAIGYLTTQVVVGISSGGSTGSYLHYFTLMLAGQDIVFSLIKAVIFVWIASTIQCYYGYYATGGPEGVGVAAGHGMRASITVVIMVNMLLTMALWGVDAGARFGG
- a CDS encoding MlaD family protein; the protein is MLLKSTGRLNDYVRVVADLVNVGDGLPQKSDVKYHGVLVGTVDDVVPASNGKPNYVHIDLKTEYAKSIPAGVTARVVPSNVFAVSSVQLVGSPRQDGRDGAIRAGAHIPEDTRLPTVLFQTTVSKLRDLLAAAGRGRDDRSIGILAALGAATDHRRVPLLNAGAQLNRLLDQLNSIVSTDTGPSTVSALVDAARGLQATAPDLLDALHQAVEPMQTFAETREQLTSLLSGAEDTVGTVHQSFDRHIDQLIHITSDFTPVLGVLAMKSNNFVPAVTKLDNLANRFMEEVWVPGQDVGNMRAMLTFTPSSTYTRADCPHYGDLKGPSCFTAPLIPVRPDMPEVLLPQNYQPPKDLAPPPGTVIGPDGNLVAVGPPLINPNPDLTDPNPPLAPGITPSPPVPGSANPDNPSPGAPATPAPNAPWVAPVAPKAPWIPQSSFGGNVGPVGSQYERNMLSVITGQAATPATELLLGPVARGSTVSLSHAPKPAPGGAK